In one window of Deltaproteobacteria bacterium RIFCSPHIGHO2_02_FULL_44_16 DNA:
- a CDS encoding 6-pyruvoyl tetrahydrobiopterin synthase yields the protein MYTVSKTFSFCYGHRLVGDHTKCRHLHGHTAKVTISLRQEKLDEKGMVVHFAKLKETIGKWIDDEIDHTMLLSENDPIKEMLAKSGERFLLLPFSPTAENLARYIFEKTKEFGFPVEQVELWESENAKAMYSI from the coding sequence ATGTACACCGTCTCAAAAACATTTTCGTTTTGTTACGGTCATCGACTTGTTGGTGATCACACCAAGTGTCGTCATCTGCATGGACACACCGCGAAAGTGACTATTTCTCTTCGTCAAGAGAAGCTCGATGAAAAGGGGATGGTGGTTCATTTTGCAAAACTGAAAGAAACCATTGGAAAATGGATTGACGATGAGATTGATCACACCATGCTGCTTTCAGAAAATGATCCCATCAAAGAGATGCTCGCCAAATCCGGAGAGCGTTTTTTGCTTCTCCCGTTTAGTCCCACTGCTGAAAACTTAGCCCGCTATATTTTTGAGAAGACCAAAGAATTCGGTTTTCCGGTGGAACAGGTCGAACTCTGGGAATCCGAAAATGCGAAGGCGATGTATAGTATTTAA